In Ignavibacteriales bacterium, one DNA window encodes the following:
- a CDS encoding sensor histidine kinase produces MALFPELDPDPIISIDKNGSIISTNKAGKTIIKETNTNNNCKTVEYLFPKINYELNELIEKNESIVFQKHINKTHYNVLLRGISEINVAHAYFHDITTLKDYENELQESKQKLLELSNHIQQLVEQERNLVASELHDNISQKLLLLKINLDKIVQNYSINENSKDIVNTNEILESTISEIKEIIYNLKPKFLEEMGLGTALTSLCSKIESDCGIKGSIDINNFEIRLDKKLELMLYRITQEALNNIVKHSRAKEFNIQLLYNSKKNLKLIISDDGVGFNSALQNTYKGFGLLNIKQRVESENGKFKIDSTIDSGTILFIEIPIK; encoded by the coding sequence ATGGCTTTATTCCCTGAATTAGATCCTGATCCAATCATTAGCATAGATAAAAATGGTTCTATTATATCTACAAATAAAGCAGGAAAAACCATAATTAAGGAGACGAATACCAACAACAATTGTAAAACAGTGGAGTATCTTTTTCCGAAGATTAATTATGAACTTAATGAACTGATTGAAAAAAATGAATCGATCGTTTTTCAAAAACATATAAATAAAACACATTATAATGTTTTATTGCGTGGTATTTCTGAAATTAACGTTGCACACGCCTATTTCCATGATATTACTACGTTGAAGGATTATGAAAACGAATTGCAGGAATCAAAACAAAAATTATTGGAGCTGTCAAATCATATTCAGCAATTAGTTGAACAGGAAAGGAACCTGGTAGCCTCAGAGCTTCATGACAACATTAGTCAGAAGTTGCTTTTATTAAAAATTAATTTAGATAAAATAGTTCAGAACTATTCCATAAATGAAAATTCTAAAGACATAGTAAATACAAATGAAATATTGGAATCAACTATAAGTGAAATTAAAGAGATTATCTATAATCTTAAACCAAAATTTTTAGAAGAAATGGGGCTTGGTACCGCATTAACTTCTCTTTGCAGTAAAATAGAATCTGATTGTGGAATAAAAGGTAGTATTGATATTAATAATTTTGAAATCAGATTAGATAAAAAATTGGAATTAATGCTATACAGGATAACGCAGGAAGCATTGAATAATATTGTAAAGCACTCCAGGGCAAAGGAATTTAATATTCAATTGTTATACAACTCTAAAAAAAACCTAAAACTAATTATTTCAGACGACGGTGTTGGATTTAATTCTGCACTCCAAAACACTTACAAGGGATTTGGATTATTAAATATTAAGCAAAGAGTAGAAAGTGAAAATGGCAAATTTAAAATTGATTCTACTATTGACAGCGGAACAATTCTATTCATAGAAATTCCTATTAAATAA
- a CDS encoding MFS transporter — translation MVLREKFINLKDGFHPSFWVANIMELFERLAYYGQATILGLYLRDHLKFSEIEAGQLLSLFGGLIYLLPIFAGALADKFGFRKAFSFAFLVLAIGYFLIGSTGMTLFSGFYSNFSLYWTLFVIMILTAFGGSFIKPSVLGTVALTSRSETKSLGYAVYYWLVNIGAAIGPLLALLVRDTFGIQFVYLVSSISCALMFISTLVFYKEPPAKLTEKKDDLITVIKKLFIVLTNFRFIIFLLIFALYWVLFWQFFIVIPFYIADYISPNAPVELIISMGAWTIICFQIPINRLTKNISVRNAILIGFVLAALCWLFLFFTIPLSQGVFVNILWWNNVSLGIPLIMFAMFIFSIGEQTQAPRFYEYIASLAPKGQDALFQGYAFLPIAIAWGFGGTIGGWLYHKFATEANNPAMIFLILFGVGLLALILMVIYNRINKNEQ, via the coding sequence TTGGTACTAAGAGAAAAATTTATAAATCTTAAAGATGGCTTCCATCCTTCGTTTTGGGTTGCCAATATAATGGAGTTATTTGAAAGATTGGCATATTACGGACAAGCTACAATTCTTGGATTGTATTTAAGAGATCATCTTAAGTTTAGTGAAATTGAAGCTGGGCAATTATTATCCTTATTTGGTGGATTGATATACTTGCTTCCTATATTTGCCGGTGCACTTGCTGATAAGTTTGGATTCCGAAAAGCATTTTCATTTGCATTTTTAGTTTTAGCTATCGGCTATTTTTTAATTGGTTCAACCGGTATGACTTTATTTTCAGGTTTCTATTCGAACTTTAGTTTGTACTGGACTTTATTTGTAATAATGATACTAACTGCCTTTGGCGGTTCCTTTATTAAACCAAGCGTTCTTGGAACCGTTGCCTTAACTTCCAGAAGCGAAACAAAATCACTTGGTTATGCAGTTTATTATTGGTTGGTTAATATTGGTGCTGCAATTGGTCCTCTTTTAGCATTATTAGTCAGGGATACTTTTGGAATTCAATTTGTTTACCTTGTTTCTTCAATAAGTTGTGCGCTTATGTTTATTAGTACTTTAGTTTTCTATAAAGAACCGCCTGCAAAGCTAACAGAAAAGAAAGATGATTTGATTACAGTTATTAAAAAGCTTTTTATTGTGCTTACAAATTTCAGGTTCATTATTTTCTTATTAATCTTTGCATTGTATTGGGTACTTTTCTGGCAATTCTTTATTGTAATTCCATTTTACATCGCAGATTATATTTCTCCAAATGCTCCTGTAGAATTAATAATCTCTATGGGCGCCTGGACAATCATATGTTTTCAAATTCCTATCAATAGATTAACTAAGAATATTTCTGTTAGGAATGCCATTTTAATTGGATTTGTACTTGCAGCGCTCTGTTGGTTATTTTTATTTTTTACCATTCCACTATCGCAAGGTGTATTTGTAAATATTTTATGGTGGAATAATGTCTCACTTGGAATTCCATTAATAATGTTTGCTATGTTTATTTTTTCTATTGGGGAACAAACTCAGGCTCCACGATTTTATGAGTATATTGCCAGTCTTGCTCCAAAAGGGCAGGATGCTTTATTCCAGGGATATGCTTTTTTACCAATAGCAATTGCCTGGGGATTTGGTGGAACAATTGGCGGCTGGCTCTATCATAAATTTGCAACAGAAGCAAATAATCCTGCAATGATTTTTCTAATTCTTTTTGGTGTTGGGTTACTTGCTCTTATTTTAATGGTAATTTATAACCGGATAAATAAAAATGAACAATAA
- the rpe gene encoding ribulose-phosphate 3-epimerase, translating into MKIIAPSILNADFSNLSQQVRYVEIGGADWLHCDIMDGHFVPNLTFGPLIVKAANSISRLPLDVHLMIENPDNYLESFAVSGAKIITVHQEVVVHLNRTLNRIKELGLKAGVSINPSTPVKVLKEVLEIADLVLIMSVNPGFGGQSFIEASLKKIKELFDLRARLGLSFIIEVDGGITSDNIQSISEAGCDVFVVGSYIFKNENISAATAELKNIVNRIIV; encoded by the coding sequence ATGAAGATTATTGCTCCATCTATTTTGAATGCAGACTTTTCTAATTTATCCCAGCAAGTAAGGTACGTTGAAATTGGTGGGGCTGATTGGCTTCATTGCGATATAATGGATGGACATTTTGTTCCTAACTTAACATTTGGACCATTGATTGTAAAGGCGGCAAATAGCATTTCAAGGCTTCCGCTTGATGTGCATCTGATGATAGAAAATCCAGATAATTATTTAGAATCCTTTGCCGTAAGCGGAGCTAAAATTATTACTGTTCACCAGGAAGTGGTTGTTCATCTTAACAGAACATTAAACCGGATTAAAGAATTAGGATTAAAAGCTGGTGTATCAATTAATCCATCTACTCCGGTAAAGGTGTTAAAAGAAGTACTTGAAATTGCCGACTTGGTTTTAATAATGTCTGTTAATCCAGGATTTGGTGGACAAAGTTTTATAGAAGCATCCTTAAAAAAAATTAAAGAACTATTCGATTTAAGAGCCAGATTAGGATTGAGTTTTATTATTGAAGTTGATGGTGGAATTACAAGCGATAACATTCAAAGTATTTCTGAAGCTGGGTGCGATGTTTTTGTAGTAGGTTCGTATATATTTAAGAACGAAAATATTTCTGCCGCAACTGCGGAATTAAAAAATATTGTGAATAGAATAATTGTATAA
- a CDS encoding adenine phosphoribosyltransferase yields MNSKQLADYIRSVPDFPKPGILFKDITTLLKDKNGLTLVSDKLFEEVKLKKVNKVVGIESRGFILGALLAYKLNAGFVPIRKPGKLPAEKMKETYSLEYGEDAIEIHLDGIEKGDKVLMHDDLLATGGTMEAACRLVEKLGGEIVQVSFIIELTFLNGREKLKKYDVRSLVTYNKEE; encoded by the coding sequence ATGAATTCAAAACAATTGGCAGATTATATTCGCAGTGTACCAGATTTTCCTAAACCAGGAATATTGTTCAAAGATATTACAACACTGTTGAAAGATAAAAACGGACTGACGCTTGTGAGTGATAAATTATTTGAGGAAGTAAAACTAAAAAAAGTAAATAAAGTTGTGGGGATTGAATCAAGAGGATTTATTTTAGGAGCTTTATTAGCTTATAAACTTAATGCTGGTTTTGTTCCGATTCGAAAACCTGGAAAATTACCTGCAGAAAAAATGAAAGAAACTTATTCGTTGGAATATGGAGAAGATGCGATTGAAATTCACTTAGATGGAATTGAGAAAGGAGATAAAGTTTTAATGCATGATGATTTATTAGCAACAGGTGGAACTATGGAAGCAGCTTGCAGATTGGTTGAAAAACTCGGCGGTGAAATAGTTCAGGTTTCTTTTATAATTGAACTAACATTTCTAAATGGAAGAGAAAAACTAAAAAAATATGATGTCCGTTCATTGGTAACTTATAATAAAGAAGAATAG
- a CDS encoding response regulator transcription factor codes for MSITTNYIRLIIAEDHILVRAGLINLLTELKDVFVLGEADNGEELIDKYFILNPDIVLTDIAMPKLNGFEAAKEILKKDPDAKILFLSMFDSEEYIYKANSIGAKGLIGKNIMKGELAFAIRRVADGFKYFGNNWSSMELSELMDKYNSNKDNNNSVSTASLTDREIKILKFIADGLTSAEISECLNITKKTVDHDRAKIMSKLNIASLPSLVKFAIQYTTANDL; via the coding sequence ATGAGTATAACTACTAATTATATACGATTAATTATTGCAGAAGATCATATCCTGGTTAGGGCTGGATTGATTAACCTGCTTACAGAACTTAAAGATGTTTTTGTTTTAGGCGAAGCGGATAATGGTGAAGAGTTAATAGACAAATATTTTATACTGAATCCTGATATAGTATTAACCGATATTGCCATGCCAAAATTAAACGGATTTGAAGCTGCTAAAGAGATTTTAAAAAAAGATCCCGATGCTAAGATATTGTTCTTATCAATGTTTGATAGTGAAGAATATATCTACAAAGCGAATAGTATTGGCGCCAAAGGATTAATTGGTAAAAATATTATGAAAGGTGAGTTAGCTTTTGCAATTAGAAGAGTGGCTGACGGATTTAAATATTTCGGTAATAATTGGTCATCAATGGAACTTTCCGAGTTAATGGATAAATACAATTCCAATAAAGACAATAATAATTCTGTAAGTACAGCATCATTAACAGATAGAGAAATAAAAATATTAAAATTTATTGCAGATGGTTTAACAAGTGCAGAAATTTCTGAATGCTTAAATATTACAAAAAAAACAGTGGATCATGATCGTGCAAAAATAATGTCAAAATTAAATATTGCATCTTTACCATCTTTAGTTAAATTTGCTATTCAATATACTACAGCTAATGATCTATAG
- the nagB gene encoding glucosamine-6-phosphate deaminase yields the protein MRLIIQSNYDLVSKWAANYVAKSIKDFNPTEKKPFVLGLPTGSSPLGMYKELIALNKKKYVSFKNVVTFNMDEYVELPKEHPESYYSFMWNNFFKHIDVQKKNVNILNGNAKNLNKECEDYEKKILKYGGIKLFVGGIGPDGHIAFNEPGSSLGSRTRLKTLTMDTMIANSRFFENDINKVPKMALTVGVKTVLDSEQVLIIINGHNKSRALAKVVEEGVNHMWTVSALQLHPHGIIVCDDAATVELKVGTVNYFKDIEAVHLDPASQL from the coding sequence ATGCGCTTAATTATTCAATCGAATTATGACCTGGTTTCTAAATGGGCAGCTAATTATGTTGCCAAATCAATTAAGGATTTCAATCCTACTGAAAAAAAACCATTTGTATTAGGTTTACCCACCGGTTCTTCACCACTTGGGATGTACAAAGAATTAATTGCACTGAATAAGAAAAAATATGTGTCATTCAAAAATGTTGTTACATTTAACATGGATGAGTACGTTGAATTACCTAAAGAGCATCCGGAAAGTTATTATTCATTTATGTGGAATAACTTTTTTAAGCATATAGATGTTCAAAAGAAAAACGTGAATATTCTTAATGGCAATGCAAAAAACCTGAACAAAGAATGTGAAGATTATGAAAAGAAAATTTTAAAATACGGCGGAATTAAATTATTTGTTGGAGGTATCGGTCCTGATGGTCACATCGCTTTTAACGAACCAGGTTCTTCACTCGGTTCCAGAACTCGATTAAAAACTTTAACAATGGATACAATGATCGCAAATTCGAGATTTTTTGAAAACGATATAAATAAAGTACCAAAGATGGCTTTGACTGTTGGAGTTAAAACTGTTCTTGATTCTGAGCAGGTTTTAATAATAATAAATGGTCATAACAAATCCAGAGCTTTAGCAAAAGTGGTTGAAGAAGGAGTTAACCATATGTGGACAGTTAGTGCTTTACAACTTCACCCACATGGAATCATAGTATGTGATGATGCAGCAACAGTTGAATTGAAAGTCGGAACTGTTAATTATTTCAAAGATATTGAAGCAGTACATTTGGATCCAGCTTCACAATTATAA
- a CDS encoding NFACT RNA binding domain-containing protein — protein MYKNYFFLNRLVIELNDLLKDFTLFECFSQEKETLVLRFNNILEEKSLLISVNQNQPCVLQKNEFHKARKNFINFFVEYLPSKINRIEIATDDRIIKISLSAGELYYFIRGKDTNILLVSSDGLIHTFKKTNSVFQKNIFNEFQIKKYTSEFNLPDLSSIDKQANFQKDILKQFPFISKEIINETKLRSDKANSNFFINLNEIIKEIRKERIVVLSDENLGRFILAPESFQIFSGSDRKYFDSVLEAVQYFISSKHKKNNIVDLQKLISKHLNLQLQKTSDKLNEIKFRLEQPSNERHYRNQANLLLTNITSLKKGMLEISLDDLYFNQGLIRIKLNESLSPKENINFYFEKAKNENENRKHISELFLELERKLIRLNTWKEIFISSTKIEDYKKIMSDLKINTNQKPFNKESQSRFKHYLIDGKYHLFVGKDSKTNDELTTKFAKQNDYWFHARSVSGSHVVLKVENTKEGIPKNILKKAASIAAYHSKAKSSKLVSVSYTFKKFVIKRKGMEPGSVNLLKEDVLLVPPEIPSNCEFLSDELNI, from the coding sequence ATGTATAAGAATTATTTTTTTCTGAATCGATTAGTAATTGAACTGAATGATCTTCTAAAGGATTTTACACTGTTTGAATGTTTCTCGCAAGAAAAAGAAACATTAGTTCTACGATTCAATAACATTCTGGAAGAAAAATCGTTGCTTATATCGGTTAACCAAAATCAACCCTGTGTTCTTCAAAAAAATGAATTTCACAAAGCAAGGAAGAACTTCATCAACTTTTTTGTAGAGTATTTACCTTCCAAAATAAATAGAATAGAAATTGCAACAGATGACAGGATAATTAAAATTTCATTATCAGCAGGTGAATTGTATTATTTTATTCGTGGAAAAGATACGAATATATTACTTGTTTCCTCAGATGGATTGATTCACACTTTTAAAAAAACAAATTCAGTTTTTCAAAAAAATATCTTCAATGAATTTCAAATTAAAAAATACACATCTGAATTCAACTTGCCAGATTTAAGTTCAATAGACAAACAAGCAAACTTTCAAAAGGATATTCTCAAACAATTCCCGTTTATTTCAAAAGAAATTATTAATGAAACAAAGTTGAGATCAGATAAAGCAAATTCTAACTTTTTCATTAATCTCAATGAGATTATTAAAGAAATTAGAAAGGAAAGGATTGTTGTTCTTTCTGATGAAAACCTTGGGCGGTTTATTCTTGCACCTGAATCATTCCAAATCTTTAGCGGTTCAGACAGAAAATATTTCGATTCAGTATTGGAAGCTGTCCAATATTTTATTTCCTCAAAACACAAAAAAAACAATATTGTTGATCTACAGAAACTCATTTCCAAACATCTAAATTTACAACTTCAAAAAACTTCGGATAAGTTGAATGAAATAAAATTTAGACTGGAACAACCATCAAATGAAAGGCACTATCGAAATCAAGCAAACCTATTGCTAACAAATATCACTTCTTTGAAAAAAGGAATGCTTGAAATTTCGCTTGATGATTTATATTTTAACCAGGGACTTATTAGGATAAAGTTAAACGAATCGCTTTCTCCAAAAGAAAACATTAATTTTTATTTCGAGAAGGCAAAAAATGAAAATGAAAATCGGAAACATATTAGTGAACTTTTTCTTGAACTCGAAAGGAAATTAATAAGATTAAACACATGGAAAGAAATATTTATTTCATCTACTAAAATTGAAGATTATAAAAAAATAATGAGCGATTTAAAAATAAATACTAACCAAAAACCCTTTAATAAAGAATCTCAATCTCGATTCAAGCATTATTTAATAGATGGAAAATATCATCTATTTGTAGGAAAGGACAGCAAAACTAACGACGAGTTAACGACAAAATTTGCAAAGCAAAATGATTATTGGTTTCATGCTCGTTCAGTTTCTGGTTCGCATGTTGTATTAAAAGTTGAAAATACAAAAGAAGGTATCCCAAAAAATATTTTAAAAAAAGCTGCTTCTATTGCAGCATATCATAGTAAGGCAAAATCAAGTAAGCTTGTATCCGTTTCATATACATTTAAAAAATTTGTAATTAAACGTAAAGGAATGGAGCCGGGCTCAGTAAATTTACTAAAGGAGGATGTACTGTTAGTTCCTCCAGAAATTCCAAGCAACTGTGAATTCCTAAGTGATGAATTAAATATTTAA
- the nagA gene encoding N-acetylglucosamine-6-phosphate deacetylase produces the protein MKLALVGGKIITPFRVLENGTIIIDNFRIYELGKSADVNIPEDCEIIDVSGKIISPGFVDLLVHGGGGFGFADGTNEGIEKVSEYFIEHGSTTMLAALFAKPHDLLLNDIRRLAKYILNTPDSNIKGIHLEGPFLNPGLKGAMNEDYLWKPTVEGWTEMWEASRGLVKMMTIAPELPGSIDVMREAANEGVVLSIGHSMADYSDIELAIDNGAAHVTHMFNAMNPFHHRKPGVIVGALLRDELKIELIADTLHVHPAIMELLLKFKKSSGIILITDSIRAGGMHEGEYEFADQKVIMEGGKAFLENGTLAGSTLTLPMAVRNMIRTAGAKITEAIRMASLNGAKVLSIEDKKGILAAGKDADLVVLDENFQVEMTIIMGKIRYQRNQNDK, from the coding sequence ATGAAGCTAGCTTTAGTTGGTGGAAAGATTATCACTCCCTTTAGAGTTTTAGAAAACGGTACAATCATAATTGATAATTTTAGAATATATGAACTTGGTAAAAGCGCCGATGTAAATATTCCTGAAGATTGTGAAATTATTGATGTAAGTGGAAAAATAATCTCCCCAGGATTTGTTGATCTGTTAGTGCACGGTGGTGGCGGTTTTGGTTTTGCTGATGGAACTAATGAAGGAATAGAAAAAGTTAGTGAATATTTTATTGAACACGGTTCTACTACTATGCTTGCAGCACTTTTTGCTAAGCCCCACGACCTATTATTAAATGATATTAGAAGACTTGCAAAATATATCCTTAATACTCCTGATTCAAATATAAAAGGAATCCACTTGGAAGGTCCTTTTTTAAATCCTGGATTGAAAGGAGCAATGAACGAAGATTATCTGTGGAAACCAACGGTTGAAGGATGGACTGAAATGTGGGAGGCATCGCGTGGATTAGTTAAAATGATGACTATTGCACCAGAACTTCCGGGTTCTATTGATGTAATGAGAGAAGCGGCAAACGAAGGTGTGGTTCTCTCAATTGGTCATTCTATGGCTGATTACTCCGATATTGAATTAGCAATTGATAACGGAGCTGCCCACGTAACTCATATGTTCAATGCAATGAATCCCTTCCACCATCGAAAACCTGGGGTAATAGTTGGAGCACTGCTGCGAGACGAACTAAAAATAGAATTGATTGCAGATACTTTACATGTACATCCAGCTATAATGGAACTGCTTCTTAAATTTAAAAAATCAAGTGGAATAATTTTAATTACTGACTCTATCCGCGCTGGTGGAATGCACGAAGGAGAATATGAATTTGCTGACCAAAAAGTTATTATGGAAGGCGGTAAAGCATTCCTGGAAAACGGAACATTAGCAGGAAGTACCTTAACACTACCGATGGCAGTTAGAAATATGATTAGAACTGCAGGAGCAAAAATTACTGAAGCAATCAGAATGGCTTCTTTGAATGGTGCTAAAGTTCTTAGCATTGAAGATAAAAAAGGAATATTAGCTGCTGGTAAAGATGCAGATTTAGTTGTCCTCGATGAGAATTTTCAGGTTGAAATGACAATTATTATGGGGAAAATTCGTTACCAAAGAAATCAAAACGATAAATAA
- the polX gene encoding DNA polymerase/3'-5' exonuclease PolX translates to MSFKNEIISILENISDLLEFKGENPFKISAFRNGANAIRSIEGEIETKVEDNSIKNVKGIGKGILSVISDYYKNGKSSNLENLLTEIPEGIFDLLKIRGLGAKKVKLIYNELGITKIDELNIACQENKISGIKGFGIKTQEAIIKEIKRLTSAKGFILLNETEVQIDKVLKNLTGIEHVLKIEPTGDIRRHLEIISKLEFVILVSDLNEFQKLITNLYSNSEFISVKDNYPQNDLDYDKFICLKIIFDDTIPVILFCTENSFDFNLLLFLSTGSNQFLELVTDKKYSNRDSEELIFKENNIAYIIPEMREQQFFQLAQNKKKNSDLSLEAFRGFFHFHTNYSDGKNNLTEMATSLKSKGYKYLAVCDHSKSAIYANGLNENRIFEQKNEIEQVSKEMNIRIFHGIESDILGNGDLDYSLDFLHNFDFIVASIHSQFQMNEVDMTNRIIKAIENPYTDVLGHPTGRLLLKRDGYKLNITKVIDACAANKVAIEINAHPQRLDLDWRNIFYAREKDCLFSINPDAHSIEDIDLIKYGIMVARKGGICNDEVINCYEQNKFISFIQRKVKRNIQF, encoded by the coding sequence ATGTCTTTTAAAAACGAAATCATTAGCATATTAGAAAATATTTCTGATCTATTAGAATTCAAAGGTGAAAATCCTTTTAAAATAAGTGCATTTAGAAATGGGGCAAATGCAATCAGATCAATAGAAGGTGAAATTGAAACTAAGGTTGAAGACAATTCAATAAAAAATGTAAAAGGAATAGGCAAAGGAATTTTATCTGTAATTTCTGATTATTATAAAAATGGGAAGTCTTCTAACTTAGAAAATCTGCTAACGGAAATTCCTGAAGGAATTTTTGATTTGTTAAAAATTAGAGGATTAGGAGCCAAGAAAGTAAAATTAATTTATAATGAATTAGGGATAACAAAAATTGATGAACTGAACATAGCATGCCAAGAAAATAAAATATCTGGCATTAAAGGTTTTGGTATTAAGACGCAAGAAGCTATAATTAAGGAGATTAAACGATTAACTTCCGCAAAAGGATTTATCCTTTTAAATGAAACCGAAGTGCAGATTGACAAGGTTTTAAAAAATTTAACGGGTATTGAACATGTTTTAAAAATAGAACCAACCGGAGATATTAGAAGGCATTTAGAAATAATTTCTAAATTGGAATTTGTAATTCTGGTTTCTGACCTTAATGAATTTCAGAAATTAATTACAAATCTTTATAGTAATTCTGAATTCATTTCAGTAAAGGATAATTATCCCCAAAATGATTTAGATTATGATAAGTTTATTTGTCTAAAAATAATTTTTGATGATACAATTCCCGTTATTCTATTTTGCACTGAAAATTCTTTCGATTTTAATCTTCTGTTATTCCTTTCCACTGGTTCAAATCAATTTTTGGAATTGGTTACTGATAAAAAATATTCAAATCGGGACTCCGAAGAACTAATTTTTAAAGAGAATAATATTGCATATATAATCCCAGAAATGCGCGAACAGCAATTTTTTCAACTTGCTCAAAATAAAAAAAAGAATTCTGATTTGTCTTTGGAAGCATTCAGAGGTTTTTTCCATTTCCATACAAATTATTCTGATGGCAAGAATAATTTGACTGAAATGGCAACCTCATTGAAAAGTAAAGGTTATAAATATTTAGCTGTATGTGATCATAGCAAATCAGCTATTTATGCTAATGGATTAAATGAAAATCGGATATTCGAACAAAAAAATGAAATTGAACAGGTGAGCAAAGAAATGAATATTCGGATTTTCCATGGAATTGAAAGTGATATTCTTGGAAATGGGGATTTAGATTATTCCTTGGACTTTTTGCACAATTTCGATTTCATAGTTGCCTCTATACACTCACAGTTTCAAATGAATGAAGTTGATATGACCAACCGTATTATTAAAGCTATTGAGAATCCGTACACAGATGTTTTAGGTCACCCAACTGGTCGCTTATTGCTTAAAAGAGACGGCTATAAACTAAACATTACAAAAGTTATCGATGCTTGTGCTGCTAATAAAGTTGCAATTGAAATAAATGCTCATCCACAGAGATTAGATTTAGATTGGAGAAATATTTTTTATGCAAGAGAAAAGGATTGTTTGTTTTCAATAAATCCAGATGCTCATTCCATCGAAGATATAGATCTTATTAAATATGGGATTATGGTAGCAAGAAAAGGTGGTATTTGTAACGATGAAGTAATTAATTGTTATGAACAAAATAAATTCATTTCATTTATTCAGAGAAAAGTTAAAAGAAATATTCAATTTTAA
- a CDS encoding phosphatase PAP2 family protein, which translates to MKRKIGDNDAKNKNERVIPLLYGIVINIFGLSTSLLTNSNPVMNHLWLCYVINTLIITLITINWKISAHTFGIASMIAALVFYFNIYFFFLAPLIFIIAWSRMELRIHTFGQVSSGSILGFVLTYIQLYFITILF; encoded by the coding sequence ATGAAAAGGAAAATTGGAGATAACGATGCTAAAAATAAAAATGAGCGGGTTATTCCATTACTCTATGGAATTGTAATTAATATTTTTGGATTATCAACGTCTCTTTTAACAAATTCTAATCCTGTGATGAATCATTTATGGCTGTGCTATGTAATCAACACGTTAATCATTACCCTAATTACAATTAATTGGAAAATTAGTGCACATACTTTTGGAATTGCTAGTATGATAGCTGCCTTGGTTTTTTATTTTAATATATATTTCTTCTTTTTAGCCCCACTGATTTTTATAATTGCTTGGTCCAGGATGGAATTGAGAATTCACACCTTTGGACAAGTATCCTCTGGAAGTATATTAGGATTTGTATTAACTTACATTCAACTTTATTTCATAACCATTTTGTTTTAA
- a CDS encoding PASTA domain-containing protein, whose amino-acid sequence MNKENLKKTAYTFGGLFLFILLFNYLLMPWYVSGREVVVPKVIGLSEEVAKNKLSDDDLDFVRAGERYDEKYPKGTVIFQKPLAGAKVKEGRRIFLFISSGVPFVKVPSLTGKMLRDAKLTLERMDLTLGDTSMVESDLPKLTVIEQQYYTGREVKKGTKVNLTLSGGKVEGLISVPDLLGKSLAQSEKTILDNKLSLGRINYQPSFSLLPNTVIDQYPSKDTFVKEGTSIDLFVTKDVETPEEVEGKK is encoded by the coding sequence TTGAATAAAGAAAATCTTAAAAAAACAGCTTATACCTTTGGCGGGTTATTTTTGTTTATTCTGCTTTTTAATTATTTATTAATGCCTTGGTATGTTTCTGGCAGGGAAGTAGTCGTTCCCAAAGTAATTGGATTATCAGAAGAAGTAGCAAAAAATAAATTATCAGACGATGATTTGGATTTTGTGAGAGCTGGCGAAAGATATGATGAAAAGTATCCTAAGGGAACAGTTATTTTTCAAAAACCTTTAGCCGGAGCTAAGGTTAAAGAAGGTAGAAGGATTTTTCTTTTTATAAGCAGCGGGGTACCCTTTGTTAAAGTACCTTCTCTAACTGGTAAGATGTTACGCGATGCAAAATTAACTTTGGAAAGAATGGATCTTACACTTGGTGATACTTCAATGGTAGAATCGGACTTACCCAAATTAACTGTAATAGAACAACAATATTACACTGGAAGAGAAGTTAAAAAAGGAACTAAAGTTAATCTTACATTAAGCGGTGGTAAAGTCGAAGGTCTAATTTCTGTTCCAGACCTATTAGGGAAATCTTTAGCGCAATCAGAAAAAACTATTTTAGATAATAAGCTAAGCTTGGGAAGAATTAATTATCAACCTTCATTTTCATTATTACCAAATACTGTAATAGACCAATATCCAAGTAAAGATACTTTTGTTAAAGAAGGCACAAGCATCGATTTGTTTGTAACTAAAGATGTTGAAACGCCTGAAGAAGTAGAAGGAAAGAAATGA